One genomic segment of Centroberyx gerrardi isolate f3 chromosome 4, fCenGer3.hap1.cur.20231027, whole genome shotgun sequence includes these proteins:
- the sema3e gene encoding semaphorin-3E isoform X2, producing MRMAKCIRTGVYLTLMLLYFALRSTAHTPHSIYPRIRLSHKELWQLNRTWVFQGHGASLQPQTMLLDEGHERLYVGAKNTLYSLSLDRVNTHHREIHWASTESQIEECLMKGREKPECANYIKVLQQYNQTHLLACGTGAFNPVCTLVRVGHTGQDRLFVLEEESIESGRGRCPYDPNSSCTSTLSRGELYIGLYTDYWENDGALCRLNNQTYTRTERDDRQQLNEPKFVGSAVIPDNDDRDDDKVYFFFTEREMDPEGANKAVYTRVGRVCANDQGGQRMLVNRWSSFLKTRLICSVAGPNGIDTHFDELEDVFVLKSKDEKNPEIFGLFSTTSAVFKGYAVCVYHMDDIRAAFNGPFAYRERPEHHWTPYEDRVPYPRPGSCASKVNGGGFSSSKEFPDEVLRFVRSHPVMYRPVLPLHRRPVLLQTEPGRRKLTQIAVDRVQAQDGHYHVLYIGTDDSVVLKVITIYNKDTDTVEEVLLEELQVFKVPAPITEIIISAKRQQLYVGSEVGVAQVRLHQCDLYGSECADCCLARDPYCAWDGLTCSRYYPAGVYTKRRFRRQDVRHGNAVQLCNGLQINEEQWHRAEERLVYGVESNSTLLECTPRSLQAKVLWFLQRAGEKQEVRGDERVIMTSHGLLFLRVRSSDAGVYVCQTVEHGYVHALLRITLHVLRGEKVESMTHKGERAEDGEEEKAAAAPCRSSAGPPPGPSVGPRAPGPASVPGPHSRLWYKEFLQLIGYGDAQRVEEYCERVWCSDKKRKKTKRRYAPPGGEKRGKGRGDENSHRAPRHTLDT from the exons AGCTATGGCAGCTGAACAGGACCTGGGTGTTCCAGGGGCACGGGGCCTCGCTCCAGCCCCAGACCATGCTGCTGGACGAGGGCCACGAGAGGCTTTATGTGGGGGCCAAGAACACCCTGTACTCCCTCAGCCTGGACCGGGTTAACACACACCACAGAGAG ATCCACTGGGCCAGTACTGAGTCTCAGATAGAGGAGTGTCTAATGAAGGGCAGGGAGAAG CCGGAGTGTGCGAACTACATCAAGGTCTTGCAGCAGTACAACCAGACCCACTTGTTGGCCTGCGGGACAGGAGCCTTTAACCCTGTCTGTACACTGGTCAGGGTGGGACACACAGGGCAG GACAGGCTGTTCGTTCTGGAAGAGGAGAGTATTGAGAGTGGGAGAGGACGCTGCCCCTACGACCCCAACAGCTCCTGCACCTCCACGCTCTCCA gaGGAGAGCTGTATATCGGCCTGTACACAGACTACTGGGAGAATGATGGAGCTTTGTGTCGACTTAACAACCAGACCTACACACGCACTGAGAGAGACGACAGACAGCAGCTCAATG AACCTAAATTTGTTGGGTCAGCAGTTATTCCTGATAACGATGACAGGGACGATGATAAGGTTTACTTCTTCTTCACTGAGCGAGAGATGGATCCTGAAGGGGCGAACAAGGCTGTCTACACCCGTGTTGGGCGAGTCTGTGCG AATGACCAAGGAGGACAGAGAATGTTGGTGAACAGATGGAGCTCCTTCCTGAAAACTCGTCTTATCTGCTCTGTGGCCGGGCCCAATGGCATTGATACACACTTTGATGAGCTCG agGATGTGTTTGTGCTCAAGAGTAAGGATGAGAAGAACCCAGAAATCTTTGGCCTCTTCAGCACAACAAG CGCTGTGTTTAaaggctacgctgtgtgtgtctatcacATGGATGACATCAGAGCAGCCTTCAATGGTCCCTTCGCCTACCGGGAAAGACCTGAGCATCACTGGACACCCTACGAGGACAGGGTCCCCTATCCTCGGCCTGGATCT TGTGCCAGTAAAGTGAACGGCGGTGGCTTCTCCAGCTCCAAGGAGTTTCCTGATGAGGTTTTGCGGTTTGTGCGCTCCCATCCTGTGATGTATCGACCCGTCCTACCCCTGCACCGCAGACCTGTCCTGCTGCAGACAGAGCCGGGCCGGAGAAAGCTGACCCAGATTGCTGTGGACAGGGTCCAGGCCCAGGATGGACACTACCATGTCCTCTACATCGGCACTG ATGACTCAGTGGTGTTGAAAGTGATCACCATCtacaacaaagacacagacactgtGGAGGAGGTGCTGCTGGAAGAGCTGCAAGTATTCAAG GTGCCAGCACCAATAACAGAGATCATAATATCAGCTAAAAGG CAACAGCTGTATGTGGGGTCGGAGGTGGGTGTGGCCCAGGTCAGACTGCATCAGTGTGACCTGTACGGCTCAGAGTGTGCTGACTGCTGTCTGGCCAGAGACCCTTACTGTGCCTGGGATGGCCTAACCTGCTCCAGATACTACCCTGCTGGAGTTTACACCAAGAg ACGATTCAGGCGGCAGGATGTTCGCCATGGCAACGCCGTCCAGCTGTGCAATGGGCTGCAAATTAATG agGAGCAGTGGCACAGGGCTGAGGAGAGGCTGGTGTATGGGGTGGAGAGTAACAGCACTTTGCTGGAGTGCACCCCTCGATCGCTGCAGGCCAAGGTCCTCTGGTTCttacagagagcaggagagaaacaAGAG GTCCGAGGTGATGAGCGAGTGATCATGACCTCCCATGGGCTGCTGTTCTTGCGTGTGAGAAGCTCCGATGCCGGTGTGTACGTGTGCCAGACAGTGGAACACGGATATGTGCACGCGCTGCTACGCATCACTCTACACGTGCTCAGAGGGGAGAAGGTGGAGTCGATGACACACAAGGGGGAGAGGGCCGAGgacggggaggaagagaaagctgcagcagctccCTGCCGCTCCTCCGCGGGGCCCCCGCCGGGCCCCAGCGTGGGCCCCAGGGCTCCAGGGCCCGCCTCAGTCCCAGGCCCGCACTCCAGGCTGTGGTACAAGGAGTTTCTCCAGTTGATTGGCTACGGGGACGCCCAGAGAGTAGAGGAGTACTGCGAGAGAGTGTGGTGCTCTGATAAAAAACGCAAAAAGACCAAGAGGAGGTACGCTCCTCCAGGGGgcgagaagagagggaaagggcgGGGAGACGAGAACTCCCACCGAGCTCCCAGGCACACCCTGGACACCTGA
- the sema3e gene encoding semaphorin-3E isoform X1 gives MRMAKCIRTGVYLTLMLLYFALRSTAHTPHSIYPRIRLSHKELWQLNRTWVFQGHGASLQPQTMLLDEGHERLYVGAKNTLYSLSLDRVNTHHREIHWASTESQIEECLMKGREKPECANYIKVLQQYNQTHLLACGTGAFNPVCTLVRVGHTGQDRLFVLEEESIESGRGRCPYDPNSSCTSTLSRGELYIGLYTDYWENDGALCRLNNQTYTRTERDDRQQLNEPKFVGSAVIPDNDDRDDDKVYFFFTEREMDPEGANKAVYTRVGRVCANDQGGQRMLVNRWSSFLKTRLICSVAGPNGIDTHFDELEDVFVLKSKDEKNPEIFGLFSTTSAVFKGYAVCVYHMDDIRAAFNGPFAYRERPEHHWTPYEDRVPYPRPGSCASKVNGGGFSSSKEFPDEVLRFVRSHPVMYRPVLPLHRRPVLLQTEPGRRKLTQIAVDRVQAQDGHYHVLYIGTDDSVVLKVITIYNKDTDTVEEVLLEELQVFKVPAPITEIIISAKRQQLYVGSEVGVAQVRLHQCDLYGSECADCCLARDPYCAWDGLTCSRYYPAGVYTKSRRFRRQDVRHGNAVQLCNGLQINEEQWHRAEERLVYGVESNSTLLECTPRSLQAKVLWFLQRAGEKQEVRGDERVIMTSHGLLFLRVRSSDAGVYVCQTVEHGYVHALLRITLHVLRGEKVESMTHKGERAEDGEEEKAAAAPCRSSAGPPPGPSVGPRAPGPASVPGPHSRLWYKEFLQLIGYGDAQRVEEYCERVWCSDKKRKKTKRRYAPPGGEKRGKGRGDENSHRAPRHTLDT, from the exons AGCTATGGCAGCTGAACAGGACCTGGGTGTTCCAGGGGCACGGGGCCTCGCTCCAGCCCCAGACCATGCTGCTGGACGAGGGCCACGAGAGGCTTTATGTGGGGGCCAAGAACACCCTGTACTCCCTCAGCCTGGACCGGGTTAACACACACCACAGAGAG ATCCACTGGGCCAGTACTGAGTCTCAGATAGAGGAGTGTCTAATGAAGGGCAGGGAGAAG CCGGAGTGTGCGAACTACATCAAGGTCTTGCAGCAGTACAACCAGACCCACTTGTTGGCCTGCGGGACAGGAGCCTTTAACCCTGTCTGTACACTGGTCAGGGTGGGACACACAGGGCAG GACAGGCTGTTCGTTCTGGAAGAGGAGAGTATTGAGAGTGGGAGAGGACGCTGCCCCTACGACCCCAACAGCTCCTGCACCTCCACGCTCTCCA gaGGAGAGCTGTATATCGGCCTGTACACAGACTACTGGGAGAATGATGGAGCTTTGTGTCGACTTAACAACCAGACCTACACACGCACTGAGAGAGACGACAGACAGCAGCTCAATG AACCTAAATTTGTTGGGTCAGCAGTTATTCCTGATAACGATGACAGGGACGATGATAAGGTTTACTTCTTCTTCACTGAGCGAGAGATGGATCCTGAAGGGGCGAACAAGGCTGTCTACACCCGTGTTGGGCGAGTCTGTGCG AATGACCAAGGAGGACAGAGAATGTTGGTGAACAGATGGAGCTCCTTCCTGAAAACTCGTCTTATCTGCTCTGTGGCCGGGCCCAATGGCATTGATACACACTTTGATGAGCTCG agGATGTGTTTGTGCTCAAGAGTAAGGATGAGAAGAACCCAGAAATCTTTGGCCTCTTCAGCACAACAAG CGCTGTGTTTAaaggctacgctgtgtgtgtctatcacATGGATGACATCAGAGCAGCCTTCAATGGTCCCTTCGCCTACCGGGAAAGACCTGAGCATCACTGGACACCCTACGAGGACAGGGTCCCCTATCCTCGGCCTGGATCT TGTGCCAGTAAAGTGAACGGCGGTGGCTTCTCCAGCTCCAAGGAGTTTCCTGATGAGGTTTTGCGGTTTGTGCGCTCCCATCCTGTGATGTATCGACCCGTCCTACCCCTGCACCGCAGACCTGTCCTGCTGCAGACAGAGCCGGGCCGGAGAAAGCTGACCCAGATTGCTGTGGACAGGGTCCAGGCCCAGGATGGACACTACCATGTCCTCTACATCGGCACTG ATGACTCAGTGGTGTTGAAAGTGATCACCATCtacaacaaagacacagacactgtGGAGGAGGTGCTGCTGGAAGAGCTGCAAGTATTCAAG GTGCCAGCACCAATAACAGAGATCATAATATCAGCTAAAAGG CAACAGCTGTATGTGGGGTCGGAGGTGGGTGTGGCCCAGGTCAGACTGCATCAGTGTGACCTGTACGGCTCAGAGTGTGCTGACTGCTGTCTGGCCAGAGACCCTTACTGTGCCTGGGATGGCCTAACCTGCTCCAGATACTACCCTGCTGGAGTTTACACCAAGAg CAGACGATTCAGGCGGCAGGATGTTCGCCATGGCAACGCCGTCCAGCTGTGCAATGGGCTGCAAATTAATG agGAGCAGTGGCACAGGGCTGAGGAGAGGCTGGTGTATGGGGTGGAGAGTAACAGCACTTTGCTGGAGTGCACCCCTCGATCGCTGCAGGCCAAGGTCCTCTGGTTCttacagagagcaggagagaaacaAGAG GTCCGAGGTGATGAGCGAGTGATCATGACCTCCCATGGGCTGCTGTTCTTGCGTGTGAGAAGCTCCGATGCCGGTGTGTACGTGTGCCAGACAGTGGAACACGGATATGTGCACGCGCTGCTACGCATCACTCTACACGTGCTCAGAGGGGAGAAGGTGGAGTCGATGACACACAAGGGGGAGAGGGCCGAGgacggggaggaagagaaagctgcagcagctccCTGCCGCTCCTCCGCGGGGCCCCCGCCGGGCCCCAGCGTGGGCCCCAGGGCTCCAGGGCCCGCCTCAGTCCCAGGCCCGCACTCCAGGCTGTGGTACAAGGAGTTTCTCCAGTTGATTGGCTACGGGGACGCCCAGAGAGTAGAGGAGTACTGCGAGAGAGTGTGGTGCTCTGATAAAAAACGCAAAAAGACCAAGAGGAGGTACGCTCCTCCAGGGGgcgagaagagagggaaagggcgGGGAGACGAGAACTCCCACCGAGCTCCCAGGCACACCCTGGACACCTGA